The following proteins come from a genomic window of Sorghum bicolor cultivar BTx623 chromosome 3, Sorghum_bicolor_NCBIv3, whole genome shotgun sequence:
- the LOC8079497 gene encoding uncharacterized protein LOC8079497, with amino-acid sequence MPLYDCMLLVKPTVTREVVADLVTRVARRACQRNGVVTDVKSFGKVNLGYGIKKLDGRHFQGQLMQMTMMVPPSFPQELHYLNKEDRLLRWLVVKHRDAVYGLEFINEDDGRNELSGYSQAHTKDDYDIEFDSDDDRWDDDDSDDDDEYAIEEEEEKEEKQK; translated from the exons ATGCCGCTGTACGACTGCATGCTGCTGGTGAAGCCGACGGTGACCAGGGAGGTCGTAGCGGACCTGGTGACCCGGGTGGCGCGCCGCGCCTGCCAGCGCAACGGGGTCGTCACCGACGTCAAGTCCTTCGGCAAGGTCAACCTCGGCTACGGCATCAAGAAGCTCGACGGCCGCCACTTCCAG GGCCAACTTATGCAAATGACCATGATGGTTCCACCTTCGTTCCCACAAGAACTTCACTATCTGAACAAGGAGGACAGGCTGCTTCGCTGGCTGGTCGTCAAGCACAGAGACGCGGTATATGGACTGGAGTTCATCAACGAGGATGACGGGAGGAACGAGCTGAGCGGTTACAGCCAGGCTCATACGAAGGATGACTATGATATCGAGTTTGACTCTGATGATGACCGCTGGGACGACGATGActcagacgacgacgacgagtatgcaatcgaggaggaggaagagaaggAGGAGAAGCAGAAGTAG
- the LOC110433830 gene encoding uncharacterized protein LOC110433830 isoform X1: MKDSQDIQSTTELQSSAQGTNEVQSQQPNPMATDAPAGNSGSLSVASNDNKKVSREDIELVQNLIERCLQLYMNKGEVVRTLSTRARIEPGFTTLVWQKLEEENSEFFRAYYIRLKLKRQIILFNHLLQHQYNLMKYPAPPNIPLAPIQNGIHHMPVSNLPMGYPVLQQPIMPAPGQPHMDPMACGLSSGHVVNGIPAGGYHPMRMNSGNDMVVDNGAPEAPHAAATGSAMSSEMAVSPSSAASSNHAPFTPSEIPGMTMDVSALDSAFGSDVGNPGSLQLGPDGSSRDSIRSLGQLWNFSLSDLTADLTSLGADLDVLENYTGTPFLPSDSDILLDSPDQDDIVEYFADAINGSPSDEEKS; this comes from the exons atgAAGGATTCTCAG GATATTCAGAGCACGACAGAGTTGCAGTCATCAGCACAAGGTACTAATGAAGTGCAAAGTCAGCAACCAAACCCTATGGCCACTGATGCTCCTGCAGGAAATTCGGGTTCCTTATCTGTAGCTAGTAATGACAATAAGAAGGTGTCTCGCGAAGATATTGAACTT GTTCAGAATTTGATAGAGCGTTGTCTACAGCTATACATGAACAAAGGAGAAGTTGTTAGAACTCTTTCTACTCGTGCTAGAATAGAACCTGGCTTCACTACTTTAG TATGGCAGAAACTTGAAGAAGAGAACTCTGAGTTCTTTAGGGCTTACTATATACGGCTGAAATTGAAAAGGCAGATCATCTTGTTCAATCATTTATTGCAACACCAGTACAATTTGATGAAATATCCAGCACCTCCAAATATACCCTTGGCTCCAATACAAAATGGAATTCATCATATGCCAG TTAGCAATTTACCAATGGGGTATCCAGTACTTCAGCAGCCTATCATGCCTGCTCCTGGCCAGCCTCACATGGATCCAATGGCCTGTGGTCTGTCCAGTGGTCATGTGGTTAATGGAATACCTGCAGGTGGTTATCATCCAATGCGCATGAACTCCGGAAATGA CATGGTTGTGGACAATGGAGCACCTGAAGCACCACATGCTGCTGCTACCGGTAGTGCTATGTCATCTGAGATGGCTGTGAGTCCCTCATCAGCGGCTTCAAGCAACCATGCTCCTTTTACGCCATCAGAGATACCAGGCATGACCATGGATGTATCAGCCCTAGACTCGGCATTTGGATCTGATGTGGGGAATCCTGGATCTCTGCAATTAGGACCAGATGGCTCATCAAGAGACTCTATTAGATCCTTAGGGCAGCTCTGGAATTTCAGCCTCTCTGATCTAACAGCAGATTTGACGAGTTTGGGAG CAGATTTGGACGTGTTGGAGAACTACACTGGCACCCCTTTCCTGCCTTCAGATTCAGACATTTTGCTTGATTCCCCAGACCAAGATGATATAG TCGAATATTTTGCTGACGCCATCAACGGGTCTCCGTCAGATGAAGAGAAATCATAG
- the LOC110433830 gene encoding uncharacterized protein LOC110433830 isoform X2, whose protein sequence is MKDSQDIQSTTELQSSAQGTNEVQSQQPNPMATDAPAGNSGSLSVASNDNKKVSREDIELVQNLIERCLQLYMNKGEVVRTLSTRARIEPGFTTLVWQKLEEENSEFFRAYYIRLKLKRQIILFNHLLQHQYNLMKYPAPPNIPLAPIQNGIHHMPVSNLPMGYPVLQQPIMPAPGQPHMDPMACGLSSGHVVNGIPAGGYHPMRMNSGNDMVVDNGAPEAPHAAATGSAMSSEMAVSPSSAASSNHAPFTPSEIPGMTMDVSALDSAFGSDVGNPGSLQLGPDGSSRDSIRSLGQLWNFSLSDLTADLTSLGDLDVLENYTGTPFLPSDSDILLDSPDQDDIVEYFADAINGSPSDEEKS, encoded by the exons atgAAGGATTCTCAG GATATTCAGAGCACGACAGAGTTGCAGTCATCAGCACAAGGTACTAATGAAGTGCAAAGTCAGCAACCAAACCCTATGGCCACTGATGCTCCTGCAGGAAATTCGGGTTCCTTATCTGTAGCTAGTAATGACAATAAGAAGGTGTCTCGCGAAGATATTGAACTT GTTCAGAATTTGATAGAGCGTTGTCTACAGCTATACATGAACAAAGGAGAAGTTGTTAGAACTCTTTCTACTCGTGCTAGAATAGAACCTGGCTTCACTACTTTAG TATGGCAGAAACTTGAAGAAGAGAACTCTGAGTTCTTTAGGGCTTACTATATACGGCTGAAATTGAAAAGGCAGATCATCTTGTTCAATCATTTATTGCAACACCAGTACAATTTGATGAAATATCCAGCACCTCCAAATATACCCTTGGCTCCAATACAAAATGGAATTCATCATATGCCAG TTAGCAATTTACCAATGGGGTATCCAGTACTTCAGCAGCCTATCATGCCTGCTCCTGGCCAGCCTCACATGGATCCAATGGCCTGTGGTCTGTCCAGTGGTCATGTGGTTAATGGAATACCTGCAGGTGGTTATCATCCAATGCGCATGAACTCCGGAAATGA CATGGTTGTGGACAATGGAGCACCTGAAGCACCACATGCTGCTGCTACCGGTAGTGCTATGTCATCTGAGATGGCTGTGAGTCCCTCATCAGCGGCTTCAAGCAACCATGCTCCTTTTACGCCATCAGAGATACCAGGCATGACCATGGATGTATCAGCCCTAGACTCGGCATTTGGATCTGATGTGGGGAATCCTGGATCTCTGCAATTAGGACCAGATGGCTCATCAAGAGACTCTATTAGATCCTTAGGGCAGCTCTGGAATTTCAGCCTCTCTGATCTAACAGCAGATTTGACGAGTTTGGGAG ATTTGGACGTGTTGGAGAACTACACTGGCACCCCTTTCCTGCCTTCAGATTCAGACATTTTGCTTGATTCCCCAGACCAAGATGATATAG TCGAATATTTTGCTGACGCCATCAACGGGTCTCCGTCAGATGAAGAGAAATCATAG